A window of the Streptomyces griseochromogenes genome harbors these coding sequences:
- a CDS encoding sigma-70 family RNA polymerase sigma factor, with the protein MGVRKDAAVANERGTRARHRMSSQPSEPDEELMRALYREHAGPLLAYVLRLVAGDRQRAEDVVQETLIRAWKNAGQLNRATGSVRPWLVTVARRIVIDGHRSRQARPQEVDPSPLEVIPAEDEIDKALWLMTLSDALDDLTPAHREVLVETYFKGRTVNEAAETLGIPSGTVRSRVFYALRSMKLALEERGVTA; encoded by the coding sequence GTGGGCGTGCGCAAGGATGCGGCCGTGGCCAATGAACGTGGAACGAGGGCCCGACATCGCATGTCCTCACAGCCCTCGGAACCAGATGAGGAGCTGATGCGTGCCCTGTATCGCGAGCACGCCGGACCTCTGCTTGCGTATGTCCTCAGGCTGGTCGCCGGAGACCGGCAGCGCGCCGAGGACGTCGTGCAGGAAACGCTCATCCGTGCCTGGAAGAACGCCGGTCAGCTCAATCGGGCGACCGGATCGGTACGCCCCTGGCTGGTGACGGTCGCGCGCCGCATCGTCATCGACGGCCACCGCAGCCGGCAGGCCCGGCCGCAGGAGGTCGATCCGTCGCCGCTGGAGGTCATCCCCGCGGAGGACGAGATCGACAAGGCGCTGTGGCTGATGACGCTGTCGGACGCGCTCGACGACCTGACCCCGGCCCACCGGGAGGTGCTCGTCGAGACGTACTTCAAGGGGCGTACCGTCAACGAGGCGGCGGAAACTCTGGGCATACCCAGCGGAACCGTCCGTTCCCGGGTGTTCTACGCCCTGCGGTCGATGAAGCTGGCACTGGAGGAGCGGGGGGTGACGGCGTGA
- a CDS encoding CGNR zinc finger domain-containing protein has translation MALRTATPPYELRFDAGRICLDLLATTHPVERLDAVGPLCAWIGRSGLVPPGTALGHADASWLTGFLELRGHVGQLVRGSGQADAGSYDRALGLLNEVARAAPPAPRAVRGEDGTLVRELAREPGCAGLLAVVARDAVELLTDPVARAAVRECEGDNCTIVYLDTSRGRRRRWCSSEVCGNRERVARHRRRAALARA, from the coding sequence ATGGCATTGCGCACGGCCACGCCCCCGTACGAGCTGCGGTTCGACGCGGGACGGATCTGTCTGGACCTTCTCGCGACCACCCACCCGGTCGAACGGCTGGACGCCGTCGGGCCGTTGTGCGCCTGGATCGGCAGGTCCGGGCTCGTGCCGCCCGGCACCGCGCTCGGCCACGCCGACGCCTCCTGGCTGACCGGGTTCCTGGAACTGCGCGGGCATGTCGGGCAGTTGGTGCGCGGTTCCGGCCAGGCCGACGCGGGGTCGTACGATCGTGCGCTCGGCCTGCTCAACGAGGTCGCCCGGGCCGCGCCGCCGGCCCCGCGCGCGGTGCGCGGCGAGGACGGCACACTGGTGCGGGAGTTGGCCCGGGAGCCCGGGTGCGCGGGGCTGCTCGCCGTCGTCGCGCGGGACGCGGTGGAACTGCTCACCGATCCCGTGGCGCGGGCGGCCGTCAGGGAGTGCGAAGGGGACAACTGCACCATCGTGTACCTGGACACCTCACGGGGACGCCGGCGGCGCTGGTGCTCCAGCGAGGTCTGCGGGAACCGCGAACGGGTGGCCCGGCACCGCCGGCGGGCCGCCCTCGCCCGGGCCTGA
- a CDS encoding peptidoglycan-binding domain-containing protein, which yields MSMRTGVVAMATAALLGAGGTGIALAPAANAASYHGIDGGGAVTDDWQDEENLSVDDYAQSNATALWETVLYADGAQWQDDDGDWHSFTKSQIDGSFGPETESATQWWQEHYHLSDNDGVVTDQSWTFAQRWLLGPASGGTVTYQGDARNVTFKRISGKYRVRIKGTGPWKLAYYDKLG from the coding sequence ATGAGCATGCGCACCGGGGTCGTCGCGATGGCGACGGCCGCACTGCTGGGCGCCGGCGGCACCGGCATCGCCCTGGCACCCGCCGCGAATGCCGCCTCTTACCACGGCATCGACGGCGGCGGCGCGGTCACCGACGACTGGCAGGACGAGGAGAACCTCAGCGTCGACGACTACGCCCAGAGCAATGCCACGGCCCTGTGGGAGACCGTTCTGTACGCGGACGGCGCCCAGTGGCAGGACGACGACGGCGACTGGCACTCCTTCACCAAGAGCCAGATCGACGGCTCGTTCGGCCCGGAGACGGAATCGGCCACCCAGTGGTGGCAGGAGCACTACCACCTGTCGGACAACGACGGCGTCGTCACCGACCAGAGCTGGACGTTCGCCCAGCGCTGGCTTCTCGGCCCGGCCTCGGGCGGCACCGTCACCTACCAGGGCGACGCGCGGAACGTCACCTTCAAGCGGATCAGCGGCAAGTACCGGGTACGGATCAAGGGCACCGGCCCTTGGAAGCTCGCCTACTACGACAAGCTCGGCTGA
- a CDS encoding helix-turn-helix domain-containing protein: MTRWQPLPDALPREARHLVEQLRVLKGRTGLSLAELARRTAYSKSSWQRYLSGARLPPRGAVQVLGRLAGADQARLLVLWELAEQAWPRVGAEPVGPTTAAAEAESEREPGSWPEPGPRAVVHGRWRKAAMAAFAVVLLLAAGLLWALPRARATAQPAARGRAIVRPSARGQEAVPPPAPGP, from the coding sequence ATGACACGCTGGCAGCCCCTGCCGGATGCGCTGCCGAGAGAGGCACGGCACCTGGTCGAGCAACTGCGCGTCCTCAAGGGCCGTACCGGACTCAGCCTTGCCGAACTGGCCCGAAGGACCGCCTACAGCAAGTCGTCCTGGCAGCGGTATCTGAGCGGGGCCAGACTGCCGCCGAGGGGAGCGGTCCAGGTGCTCGGCCGACTGGCGGGTGCGGATCAGGCGCGGCTGCTGGTGCTGTGGGAGCTGGCCGAGCAGGCGTGGCCGCGGGTCGGGGCGGAGCCCGTCGGCCCGACGACGGCCGCAGCCGAGGCCGAATCGGAGCGGGAGCCGGGGTCGTGGCCGGAGCCGGGGCCGCGCGCAGTGGTGCACGGCCGGTGGCGGAAGGCGGCGATGGCCGCGTTCGCCGTCGTCCTGCTGCTGGCGGCGGGGCTGCTGTGGGCGCTGCCCCGGGCACGGGCGACCGCACAGCCCGCGGCCCGAGGACGGGCGATCGTACGGCCCTCGGCCCGGGGGCAGGAGGCCGTACCCCCACCCGCCCCCGGCCCGTAG
- a CDS encoding DUF1772 domain-containing protein yields the protein MRHTQNTGNARETPVGKVVLGAATVAMGLIAGVFYIFACAVMPALARSDDRTYVEVMRHINTVIQNPVFFLSFMGALVLTGWSAWQLRGSASARWIRAALVAYALVFFVTVAFNIPLNNALAAQGDPSALRRHFEGPWVAWNVVRAVGSTVAVAFLARALLVCGRFSRSA from the coding sequence ATGAGGCATACACAGAACACGGGGAACGCGCGGGAGACACCGGTCGGCAAGGTCGTCCTGGGCGCGGCCACGGTCGCCATGGGCCTGATCGCCGGGGTCTTCTACATCTTCGCCTGCGCGGTGATGCCGGCGCTGGCCCGCAGCGACGACCGGACGTACGTCGAGGTCATGCGCCACATCAACACCGTGATCCAGAACCCGGTGTTCTTCCTGAGCTTCATGGGGGCGCTGGTGCTGACGGGGTGGTCGGCGTGGCAGCTACGGGGCTCGGCCTCCGCCCGCTGGATCCGGGCGGCGCTGGTGGCGTACGCCCTGGTCTTCTTCGTCACGGTGGCGTTCAACATCCCGCTGAACAACGCCCTGGCGGCGCAGGGCGATCCCTCCGCCCTGCGGAGGCACTTCGAAGGGCCGTGGGTGGCGTGGAACGTGGTGCGGGCGGTGGGGTCGACGGTGGCGGTGGCCTTTCTGGCGCGGGCGCTGCTGGTGTGCGGGCGCTTCAGCCGGTCCGCGTGA
- a CDS encoding COR domain-containing protein, translating into MARRGSNRTGAEDGDAANSASRIADCARTRSTSLSLAEISDSEIPESIGDLTWLTSLRITSKQLAGLPKSVAKLTNLTALTIIGSGLQTFPEALGRFTTVTDLSISAHELMELPGDLFRLTNLTSLTLLTGQVKVLPEGIGGLTRLVQLTAYLDITELPDSFGRLTRLTELSLDAPHLTSLPDGFGNLAGLTVLKLRAPQLTVPPPEIVSSGGPAVLAYMRGTSVDSVRQWASKLLVVGQGRSGKTSLLKALRGDTHDPNEDSTHGLNVGRLSMPHPDPPTGTEAEELIMELSTWDFGGQDIYHATHQFFLSDRSLFLLVWDAQVGWEESKLYYWLDLIKARAPHAPVLIVATHLGPRPPDLPLHTICEAFPGLVVESMAADSATGEGIDAVRRRIAAEAAQLPLMGAVWPRHWLDAAEAVRAHPEKHVEPRVLWDLMAEHGVTESAQQHYLASALHSLGDILFYPEDDELSGLVILHPQWLTSYISRVLDAKEVRDSHGIFTSAHRGRLWSDLDRSMQNYFVSMMERFDLSYRTTDASSSLVVELLPWDPPDYQERWDSALEPHRRELRLRYRLHTVPPGIPTWFIAREHRFTVDLNWRTGALLRHQDGRHYGLVTVDRYTKTAEIQARGPYPHHFFSILMDGFEQTLLRYPGLEITRYVPCPGVLESDGSCHHEFLHTNLLDRLIRTPPLETIECPVHYEQLNVRKLLHGIEPPAQSRSEELAVALGAKVDGLSNDLRDIKNQSRDILDEVKEARIQQTAIAAEQQRAFLTELRRADSRQAVLCPSVVSVQRVRRHRLGGIWRDSVFRLHLYCEAPGAWHRIPGVKPYEVRASSELEQAVLPYARRVLAVLKYAVPVAGAALGVAADDLDKLLKSDVALMKELVKGLPDELVSTSPQLGDIRSLVRATEHHEYRQMQNLLLKLDPAGFWGGLNKVTTPEGPTYWLCDAHTREYRRQPGNRSANALP; encoded by the coding sequence TCATCGGCAGCGGTCTCCAGACCTTTCCCGAAGCGCTCGGCCGATTCACGACCGTCACCGATCTCAGCATCTCCGCCCACGAGTTGATGGAACTCCCCGGGGACCTCTTCAGGCTCACGAACCTCACCTCGCTCACCCTCCTGACCGGCCAGGTCAAGGTGCTGCCGGAGGGCATCGGCGGGCTCACCCGGCTCGTCCAGCTCACCGCATATCTCGACATCACCGAACTTCCCGACAGCTTCGGAAGGCTCACGCGGCTCACCGAACTGAGCCTCGACGCGCCCCATCTCACTTCACTCCCCGACGGTTTCGGCAATCTCGCCGGGCTCACGGTCCTCAAGCTCCGCGCACCACAACTCACCGTTCCTCCCCCGGAGATCGTCTCCAGCGGCGGTCCCGCCGTGCTCGCCTACATGCGGGGGACCTCGGTCGACTCGGTCCGTCAGTGGGCGTCGAAACTGCTGGTGGTCGGGCAGGGCCGGTCGGGGAAGACCTCGCTCCTCAAGGCGCTCCGAGGGGACACCCACGACCCCAATGAGGACAGCACCCATGGCCTGAACGTCGGCCGGCTGAGTATGCCCCACCCGGACCCCCCGACGGGCACCGAGGCGGAAGAGCTCATCATGGAGCTCAGCACCTGGGACTTCGGCGGCCAGGACATCTACCACGCCACCCACCAGTTCTTCCTGTCCGACCGATCGCTCTTCCTGCTGGTCTGGGACGCCCAGGTCGGATGGGAAGAGAGCAAGCTGTACTACTGGCTCGACCTGATCAAAGCCCGCGCACCGCATGCGCCGGTGCTCATCGTGGCCACCCATCTCGGGCCCAGGCCACCGGACCTGCCGCTGCACACGATCTGCGAGGCCTTTCCCGGACTGGTCGTCGAGAGCATGGCCGCGGACAGCGCCACCGGCGAGGGAATCGACGCGGTGCGCCGGCGCATCGCCGCCGAGGCCGCCCAACTCCCGCTGATGGGCGCGGTCTGGCCACGGCACTGGCTCGATGCCGCCGAGGCCGTCCGGGCTCACCCCGAGAAGCACGTCGAACCGCGCGTGCTGTGGGACCTGATGGCGGAGCACGGTGTCACCGAGTCCGCCCAGCAGCACTATCTGGCCAGTGCCCTGCACAGCCTGGGCGACATCCTCTTCTATCCCGAGGACGACGAGCTCTCCGGCCTCGTGATCCTGCACCCGCAGTGGCTGACCTCCTACATCAGCCGGGTGCTCGACGCCAAGGAGGTCCGCGACTCGCACGGCATCTTCACCTCGGCGCATCGCGGCCGGCTCTGGTCCGACCTGGACCGCAGCATGCAGAACTACTTCGTCAGCATGATGGAACGGTTCGACCTCTCCTACCGGACCACCGACGCCAGCAGCAGCCTGGTCGTGGAACTGCTCCCCTGGGATCCGCCCGACTACCAGGAGCGCTGGGACTCCGCACTGGAACCGCACCGCCGGGAGCTGCGGCTGCGGTACCGCCTGCACACCGTCCCGCCCGGCATCCCGACCTGGTTCATCGCCCGGGAACACCGCTTCACCGTCGATCTGAACTGGCGGACCGGCGCGCTGCTACGCCATCAGGACGGCCGTCACTACGGCCTGGTGACGGTCGACCGCTATACCAAGACCGCCGAGATCCAGGCTCGCGGCCCCTACCCCCACCACTTCTTCTCGATCCTCATGGACGGGTTCGAGCAGACACTGCTGCGCTATCCCGGCCTGGAGATCACCCGCTACGTCCCGTGTCCGGGAGTCCTGGAGAGCGACGGGAGCTGCCACCACGAGTTCCTGCACACCAATCTCCTGGACCGGCTGATCCGCACTCCGCCGCTGGAGACGATCGAGTGTCCCGTCCACTACGAGCAGCTCAACGTCAGGAAGCTCCTCCACGGCATCGAACCCCCGGCGCAGAGCCGCTCCGAGGAACTGGCCGTCGCGCTGGGAGCGAAGGTGGACGGCCTGAGCAACGACCTCAGGGACATCAAGAACCAGAGCCGGGACATCCTGGACGAGGTCAAGGAGGCCAGGATCCAGCAGACGGCCATCGCGGCCGAGCAGCAGCGTGCCTTTCTCACCGAGCTGCGCCGGGCCGACTCCCGGCAGGCTGTGCTCTGTCCGAGCGTCGTCTCCGTCCAGCGCGTACGCAGGCATCGGCTCGGGGGCATCTGGCGCGACTCGGTGTTCCGGCTCCATCTCTACTGCGAGGCTCCCGGCGCCTGGCACCGCATCCCGGGCGTGAAACCCTACGAGGTGCGGGCGAGCTCCGAGCTGGAGCAGGCCGTACTGCCGTACGCGCGGCGGGTGCTGGCGGTGCTGAAGTACGCGGTACCGGTCGCCGGCGCGGCGCTCGGCGTGGCGGCCGATGATCTGGACAAGCTGCTCAAATCCGATGTGGCTCTGATGAAGGAACTGGTGAAGGGCCTGCCGGATGAGCTGGTCAGCACGTCCCCGCAGCTGGGAGACATCCGGTCGCTGGTGCGTGCGACGGAACACCACGAGTACCGGCAGATGCAGAACCTGCTCCTCAAGCTCGACCCGGCGGGGTTCTGGGGCGGACTGAACAAGGTCACCACGCCCGAGGGCCCCACCTACTGGCTCTGCGACGCGCACACCCGTGAGTACCGGCGCCAACCCGGCAACCGATCGGCGAACGCGCTCCCGTAG